ACCGCGCGCCCCGGTAGAACGCCGTGAGTCCCTCCCGGCTCATCATGCCCGGGAACGTGACGTTTTCGGGCGCATCCTGCTGCAACGCGCTCAAGAGCGGTCCGTGCCCCGCAATGCGCACAGGGACGTGCGGCAGCAGCCGCGCGGCCTCGAGAAGCACGGGGATACCCTTCTCCTCGCTCGCGCGGCCCGCGAACCCGGCATACGCACCCTGGGCGGCGTCGACCCCCGTTTCCGGCAGCGGGATCATATTGGGCACGACGGCGATACGGTCTTCCGGCACGCCCGCCGCGACGAGCCGCCACTTCAGAAACTCGCTGATCGAGAGAAACAAGGTAATGTTCTTGAGAAACAGGCCCAGACGCCGGGTGGCCATGCCGCGCAGCGCGTAGACGGCGCTTTCGATCCGGTTGCCGCGGCAATCACGCAACAGACACCAGTACTCGCGGCCCCCGGCGCAGCGCTCGCAAACGGCGCCGCGGACAAAGTGCACGGCAATGGGGCAGACCAAGCGGTAGTTGTGGCAGGTCATCACGACGGGCACGCCCGCGCGCCGCGCCGCAACCAGGACGGAAGGCGAAAGCAACGGATACAGGTTGTGCGCGTGCACCACATCCGGCCGCTCGGCTTCCAGCAGCCTCTCCATCTCACGCCGCGCGGACACCGAGTAGATGCCCGAGAAAACCGCATGCACGCGGGCCGGAAGGCCGCGCGCGGCCTCGTCGCTGTGCTTGTCGAACAACAGCCCCGCGTCGCCGCGGCGGCGCAGCAGGTCGAGCGTCGCCTCGACCACCGCATCTTCGCCACCGCGCAACCGGTAACGGTTGTGAACCTGCAGCACCTTCATGCCGGCTTACCGTCATTGCCGGCAAACATTTCGCGCTCCTTGCGAAACTCCATCTCCTCCAAAAAACGTTTCTGGGAAAAGAGCCGTGGCGCCAGCAGCCAAAGCGTCATGCGCGCGTATCCTTCCGCGCGCCAAAGCAGCAACCGCCGGTCCTGCGCCGCCGCGGCATCCCCTTTAGAGCGGGCGAATATCAACCGCGGCAGATGCACGGCCAGCGCCTGCGCCAGCCGCGCGAAACACAGAAGCATGACGCTGAAACGTCCCCGTCTGTTCGCGTCGCTCTTGGCAAAGCCAAATCCCCAGCGGAGCGAAACCCAGCGGAAATACCGCGCCTGCGTCCGGTACGCCGGGATCATATGGGCGCACATGGCGCGCGGCGCCGTCCAGATGGCAAAACCGCCCGCGCGCAAACGGTTCAGGAACTCCGTATCTTCGCAGCCCGAAAAGCCGGCCTCGAATACCCCAATCTGCTCGAAGACCCGGCGCGCTATCAGCAGATTACCCGTACTCGGCAATTCCTTGCCTTCAAGGACGGATGGCGGTTCGAGATACAGGTGCTCCCCTAGCACGCCGCGGCACACCGGTCCGAGCGCAGCCAGGTGCTGC
This Candidatus Hydrogenedentota bacterium DNA region includes the following protein-coding sequences:
- a CDS encoding glycosyltransferase, producing the protein MKVLQVHNRYRLRGGEDAVVEATLDLLRRRGDAGLLFDKHSDEAARGLPARVHAVFSGIYSVSARREMERLLEAERPDVVHAHNLYPLLSPSVLVAARRAGVPVVMTCHNYRLVCPIAVHFVRGAVCERCAGGREYWCLLRDCRGNRIESAVYALRGMATRRLGLFLKNITLFLSISEFLKWRLVAAGVPEDRIAVVPNMIPLPETGVDAAQGAYAGFAGRASEEKGIPVLLEAARLLPHVPVRIAGHGPLLSALQQDAPENVTFPGMMSREGLTAFYRGARFLVVPSVWYETFGLVAVEAMSHGVPVIAARIGGLQELVTDGVSGFHFAPGDAADL
- a CDS encoding glycosyltransferase family 2 protein, whose translation is MTANLASVVICTYNRAASLRQSLDTVTRQETGGHFAYEVVVVDDGSADDTRAVVEEAAARAPVPVRYVLHECRAGIGSARNRGVREAHGEWVVFFDDDQLAEPCWLGRLIEVAKNQGAVCVGGPRCLDLAPQHLAALGPVCRGVLGEHLYLEPPSVLEGKELPSTGNLLIARRVFEQIGVFEAGFSGCEDTEFLNRLRAGGFAIWTAPRAMCAHMIPAYRTQARYFRWVSLRWGFGFAKSDANRRGRFSVMLLCFARLAQALAVHLPRLIFARSKGDAAAAQDRRLLLWRAEGYARMTLWLLAPRLFSQKRFLEEMEFRKEREMFAGNDGKPA